Proteins from a single region of Verrucomicrobiia bacterium:
- a CDS encoding KH domain-containing protein has translation MQAFLEYVVKGLVSHPDDVTITPVPRDGTTIYELRMHPEDVGKVIGRQGMTINAIRSLLLAGSAKKGLRCSLEIVEEQAGR, from the coding sequence ATGCAAGCCTTTTTGGAATACGTGGTGAAGGGGTTGGTGAGCCATCCCGATGACGTAACGATCACGCCGGTGCCGCGCGATGGCACGACGATTTATGAGTTGCGCATGCATCCGGAGGATGTGGGGAAGGTGATCGGCCGCCAAGGGATGACGATCAACGCGATCCGGTCGTTGTTGCTGGCGGGGAGCGCGAAGAAGGGTTTGCGTTGCAGCCTGGAGATTGTCGAGGAGCAGGCGGGGCGTTAG
- a CDS encoding prepilin-type N-terminal cleavage/methylation domain-containing protein: MQTAFSQFKRWSRRASLRPGFTLIELLTVVAIISILTALLLPALAASKEKARRITCSNNLHQLDIAVAVYGTDNDSQLPLPEPFDQHWPQRLQPIYNQAQVLVCPDDSSASVQALNAGVTNADVAPRSFVFNGFSDYFGDWKSAGGTYAIGSQPPLPRPMTDLAIVHPSDTVIFGEKATGSLAYTLDLLVPNAGYLSDLAENRHNNPLQSAGRGGANFAMADGSIRYVPWGDATCPFNLWAVSDQSRLTLAICRPKE, encoded by the coding sequence ATGCAAACAGCATTCAGCCAGTTCAAACGATGGTCCAGGCGAGCATCTCTGCGTCCGGGATTCACTCTGATTGAATTGCTGACGGTGGTTGCCATCATTTCGATCCTGACGGCCCTGCTATTGCCTGCGCTGGCTGCTTCCAAAGAGAAGGCGCGCCGGATCACGTGCTCGAACAATCTGCATCAACTGGATATCGCTGTGGCAGTGTACGGCACGGACAACGACAGTCAGTTGCCGTTGCCCGAGCCATTCGACCAACACTGGCCGCAACGCTTACAGCCGATTTACAATCAAGCGCAAGTGTTGGTTTGTCCCGATGATTCAAGCGCAAGCGTTCAAGCATTGAACGCAGGAGTTACCAATGCGGATGTTGCGCCGCGAAGTTTCGTGTTCAATGGCTTCTCTGATTATTTTGGAGACTGGAAGAGTGCAGGCGGTACTTATGCGATTGGCAGCCAGCCTCCGCTTCCCAGGCCCATGACGGATTTGGCGATTGTTCATCCTTCCGATACCGTTATTTTTGGCGAAAAGGCGACGGGCTCGCTCGCTTATACGCTGGACCTTTTGGTGCCCAATGCCGGTTACCTGAGTGACCTGGCGGAAAATCGCCACAATAATCCTTTGCAATCAGCCGGGCGTGGCGGCGCGAATTTCGCCATGGCCGACGGGAGTATTCGCTATGTGCCGTGGGGAGATGCGACGTGCCCTTTCAATCTTTGGGCGGTTTCCGATCAGTCGCGACTCACACTGGCGATCTGCCGTCCCAAGGAATAG
- the rpsP gene encoding 30S ribosomal protein S16: protein MAVKIRMKRVGTKNTPVYRIVVADGRSPRDGKFIEEIGTYQPLKKDENFVLNLDRAKYWVSKGAKPSDTVASFIKKATKAAAAAPAPAAA, encoded by the coding sequence ATGGCAGTCAAAATTCGGATGAAGCGGGTCGGGACTAAAAACACTCCGGTGTATCGTATCGTCGTGGCCGATGGCCGCAGCCCGCGTGACGGAAAATTCATCGAGGAGATCGGCACTTATCAGCCGTTGAAGAAGGACGAGAATTTTGTCCTGAACCTTGACCGGGCAAAGTATTGGGTGAGCAAGGGCGCGAAGCCGAGCGACACGGTGGCGAGTTTCATCAAGAAAGCCACGAAGGCCGCCGCTGCCGCTCCCGCACCTGCCGCGGCGTAA